From the Rhodoferax sp. WC2427 genome, one window contains:
- a CDS encoding integrase has translation MTPTAGQIIKDAEMGVFVTLEKIHPRGSLQFRKQNNGAVTLHWRFSQGATSGRVQLGVYDSKAPPKSQKATVNGLSIAAARHLAEEKANEHYGKRDAGGWPAIEKAKQAAQFESEAAIASAAKHTLSNLLGLYCDHLQALGRKSYKDASSIFKLHVIEPWPNLAKIPANQLTADQVAEMMRRVQELGKFRTANKLRSYLQACYGVAKSAKSKPSIPKAFKEFNITSNPPAETSPDETHNRADKNPLTRLEMQKYWKEIENLEGIRGALLRFHLLTGAQRIEQLVNLFNKDIADNKVTLWDGKGRPGKGARPHQLPLIPLAAKALRLCAPQGIFALSTDGGETHIAATTLSRWAVEAGAAIPNFKAKRLRSGVETLLAFGKISQETRGRLQSHGISGVQARHYDGHEYMEEKEKALKLLLKLLNE, from the coding sequence ATGACTCCAACAGCCGGTCAAATCATAAAAGATGCAGAAATGGGTGTCTTTGTTACCCTTGAGAAGATTCATCCACGCGGCTCGCTTCAGTTTCGCAAGCAGAACAATGGGGCTGTAACGCTCCATTGGCGGTTCAGCCAAGGCGCGACAAGCGGACGCGTGCAACTTGGCGTTTACGACTCTAAGGCCCCACCTAAAAGCCAAAAAGCAACGGTGAACGGCCTCTCCATTGCAGCCGCGAGGCACTTGGCGGAAGAGAAAGCAAATGAGCACTATGGCAAACGCGACGCAGGAGGATGGCCAGCTATAGAGAAAGCCAAACAAGCTGCGCAGTTCGAGTCTGAAGCTGCAATTGCTTCTGCAGCCAAGCACACTCTTAGCAATCTGCTGGGCCTGTACTGCGACCACCTTCAAGCCCTAGGTCGTAAGTCCTACAAAGATGCGTCCTCAATTTTCAAACTTCACGTGATAGAGCCCTGGCCGAATCTTGCGAAAATACCTGCAAACCAGCTAACTGCCGATCAGGTCGCGGAAATGATGCGCCGGGTGCAAGAGTTGGGCAAATTCCGCACAGCCAACAAATTACGTAGCTACCTTCAAGCTTGCTATGGAGTCGCAAAAAGTGCGAAATCAAAGCCCAGCATTCCCAAGGCATTCAAAGAATTCAATATTACTAGTAATCCTCCAGCGGAAACGTCCCCTGACGAGACCCACAATCGAGCTGACAAAAATCCGTTGACTCGTTTGGAGATGCAGAAATACTGGAAGGAAATAGAAAACTTGGAAGGGATACGCGGAGCGCTGCTGCGATTTCATCTGTTGACGGGAGCACAGCGTATTGAGCAGTTAGTTAACCTCTTCAACAAGGACATTGCCGACAACAAAGTGACACTGTGGGATGGCAAGGGGCGACCCGGTAAAGGAGCAAGACCACATCAACTGCCTCTAATTCCATTGGCGGCCAAGGCACTAAGGCTGTGTGCGCCGCAGGGAATCTTCGCACTCTCAACCGATGGGGGGGAAACACACATCGCAGCGACAACGCTGAGCCGTTGGGCAGTTGAGGCAGGTGCAGCCATTCCCAACTTTAAAGCTAAGCGCTTGAGGTCCGGGGTGGAGACACTTTTGGCGTTTGGCAAAATTTCACAAGAAACCCGTGGGCGGTTGCAGTCACATGGAATTTCAGGTGTTCAGGCAAGGCATTATGACGGGCACGAGTACATGGAAGAAAAGGAGAAGGCCTTGAAGCTTCTGCTCAAATTACTGAATGAATGA